From Streptomyces sp. CMB-StM0423, a single genomic window includes:
- a CDS encoding ALF repeat-containing protein, whose product MQTMYWSRRRVLGALATTAAAGSLTLGLARPVRAAAAADDEAPGAFSFPDTDRGRVIKAWLTGGKATKAAAAHVLAGTEADIARFLADELPTVTAEDNRVAVFSRLATAGKGLQRAATAALDGGDPAVQAFLDDGFVPAVTEDLRVAATTAAYNGGPALQRAGTAALDDGTDQVMMDFLLEGQYAAREEDMRVEATGMLISAGPQVQLYAGRALDGTAEDLEWFLDTGQHIARARDQEAATIAELVAVVEREGKRAEAETDSAVAASERAQAAAEKAKQAAERAAEEAQEAQEDVIKAGAAARKAAGAAKGAADAARSAINASRSAVSASRRAAQAATAAAQAAARAGQAAARAYNAAIAASRDASHASAARNAAVTARNAAAKARSAAAAAGHAADASAAAAGAGSAAASAARNAASAANASAVAASAAGAAQSEAAEARRQAAIASSAAARATSAASRAQTLAGNAAAAARTARTAANAAADHAENSAAAAEEAVKYAGEARDYANKSTAHANAATVAADNAAQAVQDALTVAQDARDAELAGLDEDRLQGLNDAAQLYEEEEKRRRATEGRRTQEEQTTQQVKDLIARAEEALTGGDLPAAAALGRQAAVGLLDSGGSWTRQAAQFALAGTDADVHVWLEADRTLAQGQDDRESALYLARISPPAVGEAAEIALASDDVQATRDFLTTGANVAAAEDYRFHIARILADNPGRAVEAAATAALDEGTPAALLHFYEDTYPDALVEDDGVATTALLNSGGPYTRAYAEVALAGTPWMRRNFVLKTHHWTARLDEDFAAHRAAIAGAIAAAAKIAEKAQEDAARAQEAAAEARKAAAEAAEWAQKALAAASRAAGYAAEAREHADAADRSAAAARESAERATAAARVAQRAARKANYSANQATASARTAVQYAYSAQASASSARQSALAAGQAAREAAVAASDARRIATRMRQAELEALARQAKQEALRNRDENTDPSDRPDNDDINVDGDGGWGDAEWWAETTSLISNVFGGIAIGCTLGALALSPTGVGAAVLGTAALIAGAISAVAGVANAFFVGRSEGFGSYAFAKSAAWAAIGVVTFGQGTALAQLTRNARGLGRWASSITQGGLGGIPIVGGLF is encoded by the coding sequence ATGCAGACGATGTACTGGAGCAGACGGCGCGTGCTCGGCGCACTCGCCACCACCGCCGCCGCTGGCTCCCTGACCCTCGGGTTAGCCCGTCCCGTCCGTGCGGCCGCGGCCGCGGACGACGAGGCGCCCGGCGCCTTCTCCTTCCCCGACACCGACCGGGGCAGGGTGATCAAAGCCTGGCTCACCGGCGGCAAGGCCACGAAGGCCGCCGCCGCACACGTCCTTGCCGGCACGGAAGCCGACATCGCCCGCTTCCTCGCCGACGAACTGCCCACCGTGACCGCCGAGGACAACCGCGTCGCGGTCTTCAGCAGGCTGGCCACGGCCGGCAAGGGGCTGCAGCGGGCGGCGACCGCGGCGCTGGACGGCGGCGACCCCGCCGTCCAGGCGTTCCTCGACGACGGCTTCGTCCCCGCCGTCACCGAGGATCTGCGGGTGGCCGCCACCACGGCGGCCTACAACGGCGGCCCGGCGCTCCAGCGGGCCGGCACCGCCGCGCTCGACGACGGCACCGACCAGGTCATGATGGACTTCCTCCTGGAGGGCCAGTACGCCGCCCGCGAGGAGGACATGCGGGTGGAGGCCACCGGCATGCTCATCTCCGCCGGGCCGCAGGTGCAGCTCTACGCCGGCCGGGCCCTGGACGGCACGGCCGAGGACCTGGAGTGGTTCCTCGACACCGGCCAGCACATCGCCCGCGCCCGCGACCAGGAGGCGGCCACGATCGCCGAGCTGGTCGCCGTCGTCGAACGCGAGGGCAAGCGCGCCGAGGCGGAGACCGACTCCGCGGTCGCGGCCTCCGAACGCGCCCAGGCCGCGGCCGAGAAGGCCAAGCAGGCCGCGGAGCGCGCCGCCGAGGAGGCGCAGGAGGCGCAGGAGGACGTGATCAAGGCCGGTGCCGCGGCCCGCAAGGCGGCCGGTGCGGCCAAGGGAGCCGCCGACGCGGCCCGCAGCGCCATCAACGCCTCACGTTCCGCGGTGTCCGCGTCCCGGCGCGCCGCCCAGGCCGCCACCGCCGCCGCCCAGGCCGCCGCGCGGGCCGGGCAGGCGGCGGCCCGCGCCTACAACGCCGCCATCGCGGCGTCCCGCGACGCCTCGCACGCCTCCGCGGCCCGGAACGCCGCGGTCACCGCCCGCAACGCCGCCGCCAAGGCCCGGTCCGCCGCCGCGGCGGCCGGCCACGCCGCCGACGCCTCGGCCGCGGCGGCCGGCGCCGGCTCGGCGGCGGCCTCGGCCGCCCGCAACGCGGCGTCTGCCGCCAACGCCAGCGCCGTCGCCGCCTCGGCCGCCGGTGCGGCGCAGAGCGAAGCCGCCGAAGCCCGCAGGCAGGCGGCCATCGCCAGCAGCGCCGCCGCCCGGGCCACCAGTGCGGCCTCCCGGGCGCAGACGCTGGCCGGCAACGCGGCGGCCGCCGCCCGTACCGCCCGTACCGCCGCCAACGCCGCGGCTGATCACGCCGAGAACTCCGCGGCCGCCGCCGAGGAGGCGGTGAAGTACGCCGGCGAGGCCCGCGACTACGCCAACAAGTCCACCGCGCACGCCAACGCGGCCACCGTCGCCGCCGACAACGCCGCGCAGGCCGTCCAGGACGCCCTCACGGTGGCGCAGGACGCGCGGGACGCGGAACTGGCAGGGCTGGACGAGGACCGGCTCCAAGGGCTGAACGACGCCGCCCAGTTGTACGAGGAGGAGGAGAAGCGGCGCCGCGCCACCGAGGGCAGGCGGACGCAGGAGGAGCAGACCACCCAGCAGGTGAAGGACCTGATCGCACGGGCGGAAGAAGCGCTGACCGGCGGGGACCTGCCGGCGGCCGCGGCGCTCGGGCGCCAGGCCGCCGTCGGCCTGCTGGACTCCGGCGGGAGCTGGACGCGGCAGGCGGCGCAGTTCGCCCTGGCCGGCACCGACGCCGACGTGCACGTCTGGCTCGAAGCCGACCGGACCCTCGCGCAGGGCCAGGACGACCGGGAGTCCGCCCTCTACCTGGCCCGGATCTCCCCGCCGGCCGTCGGCGAAGCCGCCGAGATCGCGCTCGCGAGCGACGACGTCCAGGCCACCCGCGACTTCCTCACCACCGGGGCGAACGTCGCCGCCGCGGAGGACTACCGCTTCCACATCGCGCGCATCCTCGCCGACAACCCCGGCAGGGCAGTGGAGGCGGCGGCGACCGCCGCCCTCGACGAGGGCACGCCCGCCGCGCTGCTGCACTTCTACGAGGACACCTACCCCGACGCCCTGGTCGAGGACGACGGCGTCGCCACCACGGCCCTGCTGAACAGCGGCGGCCCCTACACCCGCGCGTACGCCGAGGTCGCCCTCGCCGGCACCCCGTGGATGCGCCGCAACTTCGTCCTCAAGACCCACCACTGGACCGCCCGGCTCGACGAGGACTTCGCCGCCCACCGGGCGGCCATCGCGGGCGCCATCGCGGCGGCGGCCAAGATCGCCGAGAAGGCGCAGGAGGACGCGGCGCGGGCGCAGGAGGCGGCGGCGGAGGCGCGCAAGGCCGCGGCCGAAGCCGCTGAATGGGCCCAGAAGGCCCTCGCCGCCGCATCCCGTGCCGCCGGCTACGCCGCCGAGGCGCGCGAGCACGCCGACGCCGCCGACCGCTCGGCGGCCGCCGCCCGGGAGTCCGCCGAGCGGGCCACGGCTGCCGCCCGGGTCGCCCAGCGCGCGGCCCGCAAGGCGAACTACTCGGCCAACCAGGCGACGGCCTCCGCCCGCACCGCCGTGCAGTACGCCTACAGCGCCCAGGCGTCCGCGAGCAGTGCCCGCCAGTCCGCCCTGGCTGCGGGCCAGGCGGCCCGCGAGGCGGCGGTAGCCGCCAGCGACGCCCGCCGTATCGCCACCCGGATGCGGCAGGCGGAACTGGAGGCCCTGGCCCGGCAGGCGAAGCAGGAAGCGCTGCGCAACCGCGACGAGAACACGGATCCCTCCGACCGGCCGGACAACGACGACATCAACGTCGACGGCGACGGCGGCTGGGGCGACGCCGAGTGGTGGGCCGAGACCACCAGTCTCATCAGCAACGTGTTCGGGGGCATCGCCATCGGCTGCACCCTCGGCGCGCTGGCCCTCTCCCCCACGGGCGTCGGCGCGGCGGTCCTGGGCACCGCGGCGCTGATCGCCGGTGCGATATCCGCCGTGGCGGGCGTCGCCAACGCCTTCTTCGTCGGGAGGTCGGAAGGGTTCGGGAGCTACGCCTTCGCGAAGAGCGCCGCGTGGGCCGCGATCGGGGTGGTCACCTTCGGCCAGGGCACCGCCCTCGCGCAACTGACCCGCAACGCGAGAGGGCTCGGCAGATGGGCCTCGTCGATCACCCAGGGCGGCCTGGGCGGCATCCCCATCGTGGGCGGGCTGTTCTGA
- a CDS encoding trypsin-like serine protease, with the protein MHPSGRRRPLRPAAAAAVAAVSAVALVTTATPAQAVAGTPETSYAFTARITVGDVHRGCSGALVDREWLLTAASCFAENPAADLTVPAGRPARGAVARIGGTDLPDQRGEVRTIVELVPRNDRDVVLARLSRPVTGIATVDIGTTAPAVGEELRIAGHGRTAQEWSPETLHAGTFGVDAVTGYDVGVSGRDGAAVCAGDAGGPALRQSAAGPELVALSSRSYQVGCYGVETPADTPDTAVGTRVDDLRAWIDGQVGAPRITDFDCDGTEDVAIADPEAAVGGDAKAGLVRVAYGGGRAAAEITQDMAAVPDSSEPNDRFGHALATYDQNEDGCTDLVVGTPYEDVGTVADAGTVSVLYGAPGGLTTGKASFDYVQGAGSGDFAVTVSEAGDRMGSALAAGHTTAGEPYLVIGVPGEDIESGGTTAVDAGAAYYVRGAVSKAVNQNQPGVAGGAEAGDDFGASLAATPQHIAIGVPGEGIGSYADAGGLQLLEHTVNADGMPNPLPPVNQDLDYVSGGAEPGDRFAEAVAGVAYRPAGSAAATDSMFSVGSPGEDTTVNGARVADAGWVASLRVTAAGVTSQHTAIVQGYEDVAGGPENGDRFGAELAAANLAPRAVSDAFTLELAVGSPGEDLSGIVDAGAVQTFALTETAPGASDGWIQPGNTSGLPGSLGAGQQVGSSLHATGRHLYVGMPYGPSPHGAAHALPWANARAWPGKSPVTSYEPGKGGLPAAGLRFGWAMQ; encoded by the coding sequence ATGCACCCGTCCGGAAGAAGACGGCCGCTCAGACCGGCCGCGGCCGCCGCGGTGGCCGCGGTGTCGGCCGTCGCCCTGGTCACCACCGCGACACCCGCGCAGGCGGTCGCCGGCACCCCCGAGACCTCGTACGCATTCACCGCGCGCATCACCGTCGGCGACGTCCACCGCGGCTGCTCCGGCGCCCTCGTGGACCGCGAGTGGCTGCTGACCGCGGCCAGTTGCTTCGCCGAGAACCCGGCGGCGGACCTGACCGTGCCGGCCGGCAGACCGGCCCGCGGCGCGGTCGCCAGGATCGGCGGCACCGACCTGCCCGACCAGCGGGGCGAGGTGCGCACGATCGTCGAACTCGTGCCGCGCAACGACCGCGACGTGGTGCTCGCCCGGCTGTCCCGGCCGGTCACGGGCATCGCGACGGTGGACATCGGCACCACGGCGCCCGCGGTGGGGGAGGAACTGCGGATTGCCGGGCACGGCCGTACCGCGCAGGAGTGGTCGCCGGAGACGCTCCATGCCGGCACCTTCGGCGTCGACGCGGTCACAGGCTACGACGTCGGCGTCTCCGGCCGCGACGGGGCGGCGGTGTGCGCGGGCGACGCCGGTGGCCCGGCGCTCCGGCAGTCCGCCGCGGGCCCCGAACTCGTCGCCCTGAGCAGCCGTTCGTACCAGGTCGGCTGCTACGGCGTGGAAACACCGGCCGACACCCCGGACACCGCCGTCGGCACCCGCGTCGACGACCTGCGCGCCTGGATCGACGGCCAGGTTGGCGCCCCCCGCATCACCGACTTCGACTGCGACGGCACAGAGGACGTCGCCATCGCCGACCCCGAGGCGGCGGTGGGCGGCGACGCCAAGGCCGGCCTCGTCCGCGTCGCCTACGGCGGCGGGAGGGCGGCCGCCGAGATCACCCAGGACATGGCGGCCGTGCCGGACAGCTCCGAGCCGAACGACCGGTTCGGCCACGCGCTCGCCACCTACGACCAGAACGAGGACGGCTGCACCGATCTGGTCGTCGGCACTCCGTACGAGGACGTCGGCACCGTCGCGGACGCCGGGACGGTCAGCGTCCTGTACGGCGCCCCGGGCGGCCTGACGACGGGGAAGGCGTCGTTCGACTACGTGCAGGGCGCCGGCTCCGGCGACTTCGCCGTGACCGTGTCGGAGGCCGGCGACCGGATGGGGTCCGCGCTGGCGGCCGGGCACACCACGGCCGGCGAGCCGTACCTGGTGATCGGCGTCCCCGGCGAGGACATCGAGTCCGGCGGCACCACGGCCGTCGACGCCGGCGCCGCGTACTACGTGCGGGGCGCCGTCAGCAAGGCGGTCAACCAGAACCAGCCCGGCGTCGCCGGCGGCGCGGAGGCGGGCGACGACTTCGGCGCCTCGCTCGCGGCGACCCCCCAGCACATCGCCATCGGGGTGCCCGGCGAGGGCATCGGCAGCTACGCCGACGCCGGCGGGCTGCAGTTGCTGGAGCACACGGTGAACGCGGACGGCATGCCGAACCCGCTGCCCCCGGTCAACCAGGACCTCGACTACGTCAGCGGCGGCGCGGAGCCCGGCGACCGGTTCGCCGAGGCCGTCGCGGGAGTGGCCTACCGGCCGGCCGGCTCCGCCGCGGCCACCGACTCGATGTTCTCCGTCGGCTCCCCTGGCGAGGACACGACCGTCAACGGCGCGCGCGTCGCGGACGCCGGCTGGGTCGCCAGCCTCCGGGTCACCGCGGCGGGCGTCACCAGCCAGCACACCGCGATCGTGCAGGGCTACGAAGACGTCGCCGGCGGGCCCGAGAACGGCGACCGCTTCGGGGCGGAGCTGGCCGCGGCCAACCTCGCGCCGAGGGCGGTGAGCGACGCCTTCACCCTGGAATTGGCCGTCGGCAGCCCGGGCGAGGACCTCTCCGGGATCGTGGACGCCGGCGCGGTCCAGACCTTCGCCCTCACCGAGACGGCACCGGGCGCGTCAGACGGGTGGATCCAGCCGGGCAACACCTCCGGGCTGCCCGGCAGCCTGGGCGCCGGCCAGCAGGTGGGCAGCAGCCTCCACGCCACCGGGCGGCACCTGTACGTCGGCATGCCCTACGGGCCCTCGCCGCACGGCGCGGCGCACGCGCTGCCGTGGGCGAACGCCCGCGCCTGGCCCGGCAAGTCCCCGGTGACGTCCTACGAGCCGGGCAAGGGCGGACTGCCCGCGGCCGGCCTGCGGTTCGGCTGGGCGATGCAGTAG
- a CDS encoding FlgD immunoglobulin-like domain containing protein, protein MRAGLATAVALAATSGALPSLMTTAHAGPIPVTIPAPDRFKPVANPLYGAGPGGVVERTEVADASALSYYRWFPDDGTPVNLPASRPSDDSNPINGRDHVSVTSGDTVAIYISPSKVLVKDMESGPTTTYTLPAGHFYRGVFGSTVLTATKDANGKRNVLHVLRMADGQLIDTLVTGLNGWVAEDGMTLGGDDRSVAIWYAHPDGTRGVGLLDLATAEVTPVLPGATGANAEVVFSDTHIAWYSPEGGNTTARVLPRATPQAAATEIELGSDDEGTPHLGLVGDWLLTTREFKQDTDDLRGREGAPLTARPIGGGEPETLLEHARWRMAQVPGGGVAVTGGTSSRDWAVHRVHIGDDRAPALRKVRAVAPKQADLTNLSLTAGQLVTAENDATYLPALYQRDIGAIPSVGERSLLARPDAQATGYTEQRVYQNRRPVGTGDGRTVVATLDANGDQVLVVLAPDGTRTVVPAVDPETGEKMPTGPDHNSFVRSASGRYVVFGGSGSGTDDRQYVVDLDAFGGPKVIRVHRGLGGLAVWGTKLWMPGVTEGTLQAVDLKTGEVAETEPFTFNGCAPKEMQAVGHWVYWDCDPRGITDSGHGVYNTQTRRTSYTPRGVLGDGYVLAYQRERLRLLLTPIGGNPYVVESFASRYQGPLVETDRFGGTLAYSKEDDAQITVVDSGVATAPVAEIEARVEQSVNLASPADPRWDADWQLSKPATGTQVMIRDKTGRTVLTAPADEHAAAVAFSWDGRTDNGLYANEGTYTWELTAAPADGSGALLKTTGTIELTNAQPTNKKTR, encoded by the coding sequence GTGCGAGCCGGACTCGCCACCGCGGTGGCCCTGGCGGCCACCAGTGGAGCTCTGCCGTCGCTCATGACCACCGCCCACGCCGGACCCATTCCGGTGACGATCCCCGCGCCCGACCGCTTCAAGCCGGTCGCCAATCCGCTGTACGGGGCCGGGCCCGGCGGCGTCGTGGAGCGCACGGAGGTCGCGGACGCGAGCGCGCTCAGCTACTACCGGTGGTTCCCGGACGACGGTACGCCGGTCAACCTGCCCGCCTCACGCCCGAGCGATGACTCCAACCCGATCAACGGAAGAGACCACGTCTCCGTCACCAGCGGGGACACCGTCGCGATCTACATCTCCCCGAGCAAGGTGCTGGTGAAGGACATGGAGTCCGGCCCCACCACGACGTACACGCTGCCGGCAGGCCACTTCTACCGGGGCGTCTTCGGCTCCACCGTGCTCACCGCCACCAAGGACGCGAACGGCAAGCGCAACGTCCTGCACGTCCTGCGGATGGCGGACGGGCAGCTCATCGACACCCTGGTCACTGGCCTCAACGGCTGGGTCGCGGAAGACGGCATGACGCTCGGCGGCGACGACCGCTCGGTCGCGATCTGGTATGCCCACCCCGACGGCACCCGCGGCGTCGGCCTGCTGGACCTGGCGACCGCCGAGGTCACCCCGGTGCTGCCGGGCGCGACCGGCGCGAACGCCGAGGTCGTGTTCTCGGACACGCACATAGCCTGGTACTCGCCCGAAGGCGGCAACACCACGGCCCGCGTACTTCCCCGCGCCACCCCGCAAGCGGCCGCCACCGAGATCGAACTCGGCTCGGACGACGAGGGCACCCCGCACCTCGGGCTCGTCGGCGACTGGCTGCTGACCACGCGTGAGTTCAAGCAGGACACGGACGACCTCCGCGGCCGCGAGGGCGCACCCCTCACGGCCCGGCCGATCGGCGGCGGCGAGCCGGAGACCCTGCTGGAGCACGCCCGCTGGCGGATGGCGCAGGTCCCGGGCGGCGGCGTGGCCGTCACAGGCGGCACCTCGTCCCGGGACTGGGCCGTACACCGCGTCCACATCGGCGACGACAGGGCGCCCGCGCTGCGGAAGGTGCGCGCGGTGGCGCCCAAGCAGGCCGATCTAACCAACCTGTCGCTCACGGCCGGACAGCTCGTCACAGCCGAGAACGACGCCACGTACCTGCCTGCTCTCTACCAGCGGGACATCGGCGCGATCCCGTCGGTGGGCGAGCGATCGCTGCTCGCGCGCCCGGACGCGCAGGCCACCGGCTACACGGAGCAGCGCGTCTACCAGAACCGGCGTCCAGTCGGCACCGGAGACGGCCGCACCGTCGTCGCCACCCTCGACGCGAATGGCGACCAGGTACTGGTCGTACTGGCGCCGGACGGTACACGGACGGTTGTACCGGCCGTGGACCCGGAGACCGGCGAGAAGATGCCGACGGGCCCCGATCACAACTCGTTCGTCCGCTCGGCCTCCGGCCGCTACGTGGTGTTCGGCGGGAGCGGGAGCGGGACGGACGACCGGCAGTACGTCGTCGACCTGGACGCCTTCGGCGGACCTAAGGTGATCCGCGTTCACCGGGGCCTGGGCGGGCTCGCGGTGTGGGGAACCAAGCTGTGGATGCCCGGGGTCACGGAGGGCACGCTCCAGGCGGTCGACCTGAAGACCGGCGAGGTGGCGGAGACGGAGCCGTTCACCTTCAACGGCTGTGCGCCCAAGGAGATGCAGGCCGTGGGGCACTGGGTGTACTGGGACTGCGATCCCCGGGGGATCACCGACTCCGGCCACGGCGTCTACAACACGCAGACCCGGCGGACGTCGTACACCCCGCGCGGTGTTCTCGGCGACGGCTACGTGCTTGCGTACCAACGCGAACGCCTCCGGCTCCTCCTCACCCCGATCGGGGGTAACCCGTACGTCGTCGAGAGCTTCGCGTCCCGGTACCAAGGCCCCCTCGTGGAGACCGATCGCTTCGGCGGCACCCTCGCCTACTCCAAGGAGGACGACGCCCAGATCACCGTCGTCGACTCGGGCGTCGCTACCGCCCCGGTGGCGGAAATCGAGGCACGCGTCGAGCAGTCGGTTAACCTGGCATCGCCAGCCGACCCCAGGTGGGACGCCGACTGGCAACTCTCCAAGCCGGCCACCGGCACCCAGGTGATGATCCGGGATAAAACCGGCCGCACGGTACTCACCGCCCCGGCCGACGAACACGCCGCCGCCGTCGCCTTCTCCTGGGATGGCCGAACCGACAACGGCCTCTACGCCAACGAGGGCACCTACACCTGGGAACTCACCGCCGCCCCGGCGGACGGCAGCGGTGCACTGCTGAAGACCACGGGCACGATAGAACTCACCAACGCCCAACCCACGAATAAGAAAACTCGGTAA
- a CDS encoding DUF6188 family protein — MTEELGDRWILGLRGSPVVSVSVSQASDYQELALMLDCGAGLTIRGPVSLTHGAVSAPGAVPLLGEEWQKLVGATIVSAVAFKSGALRVVFSTGHHLNVRAGRPETMVRIQRPDKFDWSYHGGSGVMRTFGDAAL, encoded by the coding sequence GTGACGGAGGAGTTGGGTGATCGCTGGATCCTTGGGCTGCGAGGTTCCCCAGTTGTATCCGTGTCGGTATCTCAGGCTTCGGATTATCAAGAGTTGGCACTGATGCTGGACTGCGGAGCCGGGCTAACAATCAGAGGTCCGGTGTCCCTGACCCATGGTGCAGTCTCGGCCCCAGGTGCGGTTCCGCTTCTCGGTGAAGAGTGGCAGAAACTGGTCGGTGCGACCATTGTATCGGCGGTCGCATTCAAGTCTGGGGCTCTGCGAGTCGTGTTCAGTACGGGGCATCATTTGAATGTTCGAGCGGGGAGACCTGAGACGATGGTTCGTATTCAGAGGCCAGATAAATTCGATTGGTCGTATCACGGGGGATCGGGTGTCATGAGGACTTTCGGCGACGCTGCTTTGTAG